The genomic window GTCTTCGTGACCTACTTCGAGGCCCAGTTCTTCGACCCGGCGGACAAGAACTCAACGATCTACGCCTATGCCGTCTTCGCCATCACCTTCCTCATGCGGCCGCTCGGCTCGTGGTGGTTCGGGCGCTTCGCGGACCGTCACGGCCGCCGCGCCTCCCTCAGCCTCTCGGTGACGATCATGGCGGGGGCGAGCCTCGTCGTCGCCTGCCTGCCGACCCGCGCCTCGATCGGCGCGTGGGCGGCGGTGCTGCTCATCTGCTGCCGCCTCGTCCAGGGCTTCACCACCGGCGGCGAGTACGGCACCTCCGCCACGTACATGTCGGAGACCGCGACCCGCGACCGACGCGGCTTCCTCTCGAGCTTCCAGTACGTCACCCTCGTCGGCGGGCAGGCCCTGGCGCAGCTGGTCCTCCTCATCCTCACGAGCGTCCTCACCGACGACCAGCTCCACGCCTGGGGCTGGCGCATCCCCTTCGTCATCGGAGGCCTCGGCACCTTCGTCGTCCTGTGGATCCGCCGCTCCATGGAGGAGTCGCTGTCCGAGGGCCACCTCCAGGAGATCGCCGAGGGCAAGGACCGCCAGTCCGGCTCCCTGTCCGAGCTGCTCACGCACTACTGGCGCCCGCTGCTGCTGGTCTTCCTCATCACCCTGGGCGGGACGATCGCCTTCTACGTCTACTCGGTCAATGCCCCCGCCATGGTCAAGGCGGCCTACGAGGGCAGCGCCGGCACGGCCACGTGGATCAACCTCGCGGCGCTCGTCATCCTCATGGTCCTCCAGCCGGTCTACGGCCTCATCTCGGACAGGATCGGCCGCAAACCGCTGCTCGTCCTCTTCGGCTGCGGCGCGCTGGTCTACACCTACGTGCTCATCCACTTCCTGCCCCGCACGACGACCCCGGCGGCCAGCCTCCTGCTGCTCGTGGGCGCCTACGTCTTCCTCACCGGCTACACCTCGATCAACGCCCTGGTGAAGGCGGAGCAGTTCCCGGCGCACGTGCGCGCCCTGGGCGTGGGCCTCGGCTACGGGCTCGCGAACTCGATCTTCGGCGGCACCGCCCCGATGATCTAGGAGTGGGCCAAGCCCCGTGACGCCGTCGGCACCTTCATCGGATACGTGACGGTCTGCGTCGCGATCTCGCTCGTCGTCTACGTCTTCTTCCTGACGAACAAGGGCGACACGCACCTCGACGCCGAGCAGGGCCACTCCTTCCGCCGCGACTGGGTGCCCGACGACGACGGGCGGGGTGTCCGCGGGCACGTGACCCGTGGACGCCCCGCCCGTACGTTCAGGCCTCAGCCGCGGTCGACGGCGTCTGGCGCCGGCTCGACGGCGCTCTCAGACGCGCTCTCGTCCCACTCATCGGTGTCGGTCTCGTCCCCGAGCTCGAGGTTGAGCACGAGGGCGCGTTCCCCGCCGGGCTCGCTCACGCGCAGCGCGTGGCGGGCGACGTCGAAGACCGCCTCCCCGCCGTCGGCGGCGAGGGCGACGGCCCGGGCGAGGCGCTCGGCGTCGTGGTGCCGGCCGACGACGTCGACGGTGCGGGTCCCGACGGCGTCGACGCGCTCGCCGGCCAGTCGGACGGCGTGAGCGCCGTCGGCGCTCAGCGAGACGGGGACGACGTCGTCGGACTGACGGACGAGGCGGGCCTGGATCCAGTGGGTGTCGTGCCCGGGGCGGTAGCTGCCGCAGCCGGAGCCTCCGCAGGGTTCGGAGGGGCGGGTGGGCGTGAGGGTGCCGGTCATCGGCGTTCTCCTTGTTCGCGATCTTCCGCTCGCGGTCGCGGGCGGCGGATCTTCCTCCGGAGGCACCGGGCGCGATGACCGGTTGCCAGCCGACGAGCCGGAGGGCTTGGCGTCGGACTTCTTGATCCGCCGCAGAGTCTGCCACAGGCCCGTGCCGGGCAGCGGGGCTCGTCATCAAGGTGCAACCCGGAGCGGCCCTGCCTGAAACACGGCTGGCGTGTCATGACGGAGCCCGATGAGGCGCCCCTCACGTTCCCGACCCCTGGAAGGACCCCCGTCATGCCGACCACGCCGCTTCCCCAGGCGACCGCCGACGACGTCCTGGCCATCTCCGAGCAGCTCGGCCTCGGCATCAGCCGCGACGACGCCCCCGAGTACGCCTG from Actinomyces radicidentis includes these protein-coding regions:
- a CDS encoding MFS transporter — encoded protein: MNDVVRTGGPRLERLRHAALNTLRGCLGNLVESFDVYTYTVFVTYFEAQFFDPADKNSTIYAYAVFAITFLMRPLGSWWFGRFADRHGRRASLSLSVTIMAGASLVVACLPTRASIGAWAAVLLICCRLVQGFTTGGEYGTSATYMSETATRDRRGFLSSFQYVTLVGGQALAQLVLLILTSVLTDDQLHAWGWRIPFVIGGLGTFVVLWIRRSMEESLSEGHLQEIAEGKDRQSGSLSELLTHYWRPLLLVFLITLGGTIAFYVYSVNAPAMVKAAYEGSAGTATWINLAALVILMVLQPVYGLISDRIGRKPLLVLFGCGALVYTYVLIHFLPRTTTPAASLLLLVGAYVFLTGYTSINALVKAEQFPAHVRALGVGLGYGLANSIFGGTAPMI